One window from the genome of Streptomyces sp. NBC_01476 encodes:
- a CDS encoding helix-turn-helix transcriptional regulator, whose amino-acid sequence MDRAALADFLRTRRQGLQPEDVGLPRGRRRRTGGLRREEVAELSSVSTDYYSRIEQRRGPRPSERVLAALAGGLRLSPDERDHLFRLAGYAPPRRTADRPRPNPGMVRIFDRMTDSPAQIMTHLGETLAQNRLSRALVGDQTAYTGMDRYLAHRWFTDPAVRLRHPAADRPAVARTIAGQLRAVSTREGAPELVAALLAASEEFAALWREHPVVGPYCPAKRIEHPRVGRLELYGQSLLDPDQSQALLVFTARPGSASEEKLRFLSVLGEQLV is encoded by the coding sequence ATGGACCGGGCAGCACTCGCCGACTTCCTGCGCACCCGGCGCCAGGGCCTCCAGCCCGAGGACGTAGGGCTGCCGCGCGGGCGGCGGCGGCGCACCGGCGGGCTGCGCCGTGAAGAGGTCGCAGAACTCAGCAGCGTGTCCACCGACTACTACAGCCGTATCGAGCAGCGGCGCGGCCCGCGCCCCTCAGAGCGGGTGCTGGCCGCGCTGGCCGGCGGCTTGCGGCTCTCCCCGGACGAACGCGACCACCTCTTCCGGCTGGCCGGTTACGCACCCCCGCGGCGGACCGCCGACCGCCCGCGTCCCAACCCCGGCATGGTCCGCATCTTCGACCGGATGACGGACAGCCCGGCGCAGATCATGACCCATCTCGGCGAGACCCTCGCGCAGAACCGGCTCTCGCGCGCCCTGGTCGGCGACCAGACCGCGTACACCGGCATGGACCGCTACCTCGCCCACCGCTGGTTCACCGACCCGGCGGTCCGGCTGCGGCATCCAGCGGCGGACCGGCCCGCGGTCGCCCGGACCATCGCGGGCCAGCTGCGGGCGGTGTCCACCCGGGAGGGCGCGCCCGAGCTGGTGGCGGCGCTGCTCGCGGCGAGCGAGGAGTTCGCCGCGCTGTGGCGCGAGCATCCGGTGGTGGGCCCCTACTGCCCCGCGAAGCGGATCGAGCATCCGCGGGTCGGCCGGCTGGAGCTGTACGGGCAGAGCCTGCTGGACCCCGACCAGTCGCAGGCGCTGCTGGTCTTCACCGCCCGGCCGGGCAGCGCCAGCGAGGAGAAGCTGCGCTTCCTGTCGGTGCTCGGGGAGCAACTGGTCTGA
- the lysS gene encoding lysine--tRNA ligase: MAQNTEADWVSRFADDVIAESERRAPGKPVVVASGLSPSGPIHLGNLREVMTPHLVADEIRRRGHAVRHLISWDDYDRYRKVPAGVPGVDDSWAEHIGKPLTSVPAPAGSAYPSWAEHFKAQMTEALAELGVEYDGISQTAQYTAGAYREQILHAMRHRADIDAILAQYRTKKAPGKQSQKPVDAAELEAEEGSGAAAEDDGSGGGAGYFPYKPYCAACGKDLTTVTAYDDETTELTYTCACGHGETVRLSEFNRGKLVWKVDWPMRWAYEGVVFEPSGVDHSSPGSSFQVGGQIVGPIFGGKQPIGPMYAFVGISGMAKMSSSKGGVPTPGDALKIMEPQLLRWLYARRRPNQSFKIAFDQEIQRLYDEWDALVRKVEDGSALPGDLAAYTRAAGTAAGELPRTPRPLPYRTLASVADITAGAEAQTLRILSELDPEHPLASLDEVRPRLDRAVNWITTQVPAEQRTVVRALPDAERLASLEEDDRGALKLLLDGLDAHWSLDGLTTHVYAVPKVQAGLAPDAKPTPELKVAQRKFFALLYELLVGRDTGPRLPTLLLAVGQDRVRELLGGGPAA, translated from the coding sequence GTGGCGCAGAACACCGAGGCCGACTGGGTCTCCCGTTTCGCGGACGACGTGATCGCCGAGTCGGAGCGCCGCGCCCCGGGAAAACCTGTCGTCGTCGCCTCCGGGCTGAGCCCGTCCGGGCCGATCCACCTGGGCAATCTGCGGGAGGTGATGACCCCGCACCTGGTCGCGGACGAGATCCGGCGGCGCGGCCACGCGGTGCGGCACCTGATCTCGTGGGACGACTACGACCGCTACCGCAAGGTGCCGGCCGGCGTCCCCGGCGTGGACGACTCGTGGGCCGAGCACATCGGCAAGCCGCTGACCTCGGTGCCGGCGCCGGCCGGTTCGGCGTACCCGAGCTGGGCCGAGCACTTCAAGGCACAGATGACCGAGGCGCTGGCCGAGCTGGGCGTGGAGTACGACGGGATCAGCCAGACCGCGCAGTACACCGCGGGTGCGTACCGTGAGCAGATCCTGCACGCGATGCGGCACCGGGCGGACATCGACGCGATCCTGGCCCAGTACCGGACGAAGAAGGCGCCGGGCAAGCAGTCGCAGAAGCCGGTGGACGCGGCCGAGCTGGAGGCCGAGGAGGGCTCCGGCGCGGCGGCGGAGGACGACGGCAGCGGCGGGGGCGCGGGCTACTTCCCGTACAAGCCCTACTGCGCTGCGTGCGGCAAGGACCTGACCACCGTCACGGCGTACGACGACGAGACCACCGAGCTGACGTACACCTGCGCCTGCGGGCACGGGGAGACGGTCCGGCTCAGCGAGTTCAACCGCGGCAAGCTGGTCTGGAAGGTCGACTGGCCGATGCGCTGGGCGTACGAAGGGGTGGTCTTCGAGCCGTCCGGCGTCGACCACTCCTCGCCGGGGTCCTCCTTCCAGGTCGGCGGGCAGATCGTGGGGCCGATCTTCGGCGGGAAGCAGCCGATCGGGCCGATGTACGCCTTCGTCGGCATCTCCGGGATGGCGAAGATGTCGTCCTCCAAGGGCGGCGTGCCGACCCCCGGGGACGCGCTGAAGATCATGGAGCCGCAGCTGCTGCGCTGGCTCTACGCCCGCCGCCGCCCGAACCAGTCCTTCAAGATCGCCTTCGACCAGGAGATCCAGCGGCTCTACGACGAGTGGGACGCGCTGGTCCGCAAGGTCGAGGACGGCTCGGCGCTGCCCGGCGACCTCGCCGCGTACACCAGGGCGGCCGGCACCGCGGCCGGTGAGCTGCCGCGTACCCCGCGCCCGCTGCCGTACCGCACGCTCGCGTCGGTCGCCGACATCACGGCCGGCGCCGAGGCGCAGACGCTGCGGATCCTCTCCGAACTGGACCCGGAGCACCCGCTGGCGTCGCTGGACGAGGTACGGCCGCGGCTGGACCGGGCGGTCAACTGGATCACCACCCAGGTGCCGGCCGAACAGCGCACGGTGGTGCGGGCGCTGCCGGACGCGGAGCGGCTCGCGTCGCTGGAGGAGGACGACCGGGGCGCGCTGAAACTGCTGCTGGACGGGCTGGACGCGCACTGGTCGCTGGACGGTCTGACCACGCACGTCTACGCGGTGCCCAAGGTGCAGGCCGGCCTGGCGCCTGACGCCAAGCCGACGCCCGAACTCAAGGTGGCGCAGCGGAAGTTCTTCGCGCTGCTCTACGAGCTGCTGGTGGGCCGGGACACCGGCCCGCGGCTGCCCACCCTGCTGCTCGCGGTGGGCCAGGACCGGGTCCGTGAACTGCTCGGCGGCGGCCCGGCGGCGTAA
- the argS gene encoding arginine--tRNA ligase: MASVPSLSASLQQRVSTALTAAVPSAEGADPLLRRSDRADFQANGVLGLAKRAKTNPQALAATVLAQLPPDDLIAGVEVSGPGFLNITVADAAITANLARRLDDDRLGVPLKPDPGITVIDYAQPNVAKEMHVGHLRSSVIGDAITKILRFAGERVIPRHHIGDWGTQFGMLVQYLIEHPHELDHGGDEADGEKLDGEESMSRLDRLYKASRKVFDSDEEFKDRARRRVVDLQAGDKETIALWQQIVDESKIYFYSVYDKLDIQIVDEDIVGESAYNDMLVETCRLLEESGVAVRSNGALCVFFDDIKGKDGEPVPLIVQKADGGFGYPATDLSAVRDRTANLHATTLLYVVDVRQSLHFRMVFETARRAGWLTDDTTVKHLPFGTLLGKDGKPFKTRAGERVRLEDLLDEAVERATAVVREKGEKIGLTEEEITANGVQVGIGAVKYADLSTSLGRDYVFDLDRMVSLNGDTSVYIQYAYARTRSIFRKAAAGQTAKAHPELPLAPAERALALHLDAFGDTLAEIATVYEPHRLASYLFQLASLFTTFYEQCPVLTAEGGPAEVENRLFLCELTARTLHKGLGLLGIRTPERL, encoded by the coding sequence ATGGCCTCGGTCCCCTCCCTTTCCGCCTCGCTCCAGCAGCGCGTCTCCACCGCCCTGACGGCCGCCGTGCCGTCGGCCGAGGGTGCCGACCCGCTGCTGCGACGTAGCGACCGGGCCGACTTCCAGGCCAACGGGGTGCTGGGCCTGGCCAAGCGGGCGAAGACCAACCCGCAGGCGCTCGCGGCCACCGTGCTCGCCCAGCTGCCCCCCGACGACCTGATCGCCGGGGTCGAGGTCTCGGGCCCCGGTTTCCTCAACATCACCGTCGCGGACGCGGCCATCACCGCCAACCTCGCCCGGCGGCTCGACGACGACCGGCTCGGCGTGCCCCTGAAGCCCGATCCGGGCATCACGGTGATCGACTACGCCCAGCCGAACGTGGCCAAGGAGATGCACGTCGGCCACCTGCGCTCCTCGGTGATCGGCGACGCCATCACCAAGATCCTGCGGTTCGCCGGCGAGCGGGTGATCCCGCGCCACCACATCGGCGACTGGGGCACCCAGTTCGGCATGCTCGTGCAGTACCTGATCGAGCACCCGCACGAGCTGGACCACGGGGGCGACGAGGCGGACGGCGAGAAGCTGGACGGCGAGGAGTCCATGTCGCGGCTCGACCGGCTCTACAAGGCGTCCCGGAAGGTCTTCGACTCCGACGAGGAGTTCAAGGACCGGGCCCGGCGCCGGGTGGTCGACCTGCAGGCCGGCGACAAGGAGACGATCGCGCTCTGGCAGCAGATCGTGGACGAGTCGAAGATCTACTTCTACTCGGTCTACGACAAGCTCGACATCCAGATCGTGGACGAGGACATCGTCGGTGAGTCGGCCTACAACGACATGCTGGTGGAGACCTGCCGGCTGCTGGAGGAGTCCGGCGTCGCGGTCCGCTCCAACGGCGCGCTGTGCGTCTTCTTCGACGACATCAAGGGCAAGGACGGCGAGCCGGTCCCGCTGATCGTGCAGAAGGCGGACGGCGGCTTCGGCTACCCGGCCACCGACCTGTCCGCGGTCCGCGACCGTACCGCCAACCTGCACGCGACCACGCTGCTCTACGTGGTCGACGTGCGGCAGTCGCTGCACTTCCGGATGGTCTTCGAGACCGCCCGGCGGGCCGGCTGGCTCACCGACGACACCACCGTCAAGCACCTGCCGTTCGGCACCCTGCTGGGCAAGGACGGCAAGCCGTTCAAGACCCGGGCCGGCGAGAGAGTACGGCTGGAGGACCTGCTGGACGAGGCGGTCGAGCGGGCCACCGCGGTGGTGCGGGAGAAGGGCGAGAAGATCGGCCTCACCGAGGAGGAGATCACCGCCAACGGCGTGCAGGTCGGCATCGGCGCGGTCAAGTACGCGGACCTGTCCACCTCGCTGGGCCGGGACTACGTCTTCGACCTGGACCGGATGGTCTCGCTCAACGGCGACACCAGCGTCTACATCCAGTACGCCTACGCCAGGACCCGCTCCATCTTCCGGAAGGCCGCGGCCGGCCAGACCGCCAAGGCGCACCCGGAGCTGCCGCTGGCCCCGGCCGAACGCGCGCTGGCACTGCACCTGGACGCCTTCGGCGACACCCTCGCCGAGATCGCCACCGTCTACGAGCCGCACCGCCTGGCCTCGTACCTCTTCCAGCTCGCGTCGCTCTTCACCACCTTCTACGAGCAGTGCCCGGTGCTCACCGCGGAGGGCGGCCCGGCCGAGGTCGAGAACCGCCTCTTCCTCTGCGAGCTCACCGCCCGCACCCTCCACAAGGGCCTCGGGCTCCTGGGCATCCGCACCCCCGAGCGGCTCTGA
- a CDS encoding alpha/beta hydrolase, translating to MHGSTEREKVRFTSGGTACAAWYYPGTNGGCVIMAGGFAVTKEPGTDRFARPFNEAGFAVLAFDYRHLGESGGRPRQIVRIKEQLADWQAAIDFAARLPGVDPDKLAIWGFSASGGHVFRVAARNPQLAAAIAQTPNADGRAAALNMMRHQKPLAALRLTGRGVLDALGGLAGRPPRLVALDGEPGEVALLTTPDAIGGGRVLDPDGRYADWQQAVAARSALPLGFYRPGRDAVRVRFPLLVVVCDQDTAALAPPSVAAQRRAPRGELVRLPGGHYAPFKEAHEAAVAAELDFLRRHLLGPAETTTETTDTGTDTGTDADTDADTDAADT from the coding sequence GTGCACGGATCCACGGAACGGGAGAAAGTCCGCTTCACGAGCGGCGGCACCGCATGCGCCGCCTGGTACTACCCGGGGACCAACGGCGGGTGCGTGATCATGGCCGGCGGCTTCGCGGTCACCAAGGAACCGGGCACCGACCGCTTCGCCCGGCCGTTCAACGAGGCCGGGTTCGCCGTCCTCGCCTTCGACTACCGCCATCTCGGGGAGAGCGGTGGCCGGCCACGGCAGATCGTCCGGATCAAGGAGCAGCTCGCCGACTGGCAGGCCGCGATCGACTTCGCCGCACGACTGCCGGGCGTCGACCCCGACAAGCTCGCCATCTGGGGCTTCTCGGCCTCCGGCGGCCACGTCTTCCGGGTCGCGGCGCGCAACCCGCAGCTGGCCGCGGCCATCGCGCAGACCCCGAACGCCGACGGGCGGGCCGCCGCGCTCAACATGATGCGCCACCAGAAGCCGCTCGCCGCGCTGCGCCTGACCGGCCGCGGCGTCCTGGACGCCCTCGGGGGCCTCGCCGGCCGCCCGCCGCGGCTGGTGGCGCTCGACGGGGAACCGGGCGAGGTCGCGCTGCTCACCACGCCGGACGCCATCGGCGGCGGCCGGGTGCTCGACCCCGACGGCCGGTACGCCGACTGGCAGCAGGCGGTGGCCGCCCGGTCGGCGCTGCCGCTCGGCTTCTACCGGCCGGGCCGCGACGCGGTCCGGGTGCGGTTCCCGCTGCTCGTCGTGGTCTGCGACCAGGACACCGCGGCGCTCGCACCGCCGTCGGTCGCCGCACAGCGGCGGGCACCGCGCGGCGAGCTGGTCCGGCTGCCCGGCGGCCACTACGCGCCCTTCAAGGAGGCGCACGAGGCGGCGGTCGCGGCCGAACTCGACTTCCTGCGGCGGCACTTGCTGGGCCCCGCGGAGACCACCACCGAAACCACCGACACCGGCACCGACACCGGCACCGACGCCGACACCGACGCCGACACCGACGCCGCGGACACGTAA
- a CDS encoding DUF4253 domain-containing protein, protein MAMLPNPLPRLADDPTGAGLGLRLPAGSLVDATDDGPWHEPLLWYGDGPAESGTWSELLAARAVGLQPLLVETGRATPGGPADWELMPGRTSYPGDHDAEEVLAEYLEYLAEDEAEAAATAAGTAGEPTAAAGGAAWPGLTPAAAVAADAADAAETADTADPDTVAAEVIAGLVSDGELDKPHPALVYARRSADIPAAIGWSGPVNHEDDVARLCAVLRSWEDRFGIRVVALGFDTLTVTVAAPPRTLAEAEAVAMEHYGFCPDNIDQDSDSLRSYAEGLLEARTWHFWWD, encoded by the coding sequence ATGGCGATGCTTCCGAACCCTCTGCCGCGACTCGCGGACGACCCGACCGGGGCCGGTCTCGGCCTGCGGCTGCCCGCCGGCAGCCTGGTGGACGCCACGGACGACGGACCGTGGCACGAACCGCTGCTCTGGTACGGCGACGGGCCGGCCGAATCCGGCACCTGGTCGGAGCTGCTCGCCGCGCGGGCGGTGGGGCTGCAGCCGCTGCTCGTGGAGACCGGCAGGGCGACACCGGGCGGACCGGCCGACTGGGAGCTGATGCCGGGCCGGACCTCGTATCCGGGGGACCACGACGCCGAAGAAGTGCTGGCGGAGTACCTGGAGTATCTCGCCGAGGACGAGGCGGAAGCGGCCGCCACCGCGGCGGGGACGGCCGGGGAGCCGACCGCCGCAGCCGGGGGCGCCGCGTGGCCCGGGCTGACCCCCGCGGCGGCCGTCGCGGCCGATGCGGCCGACGCCGCCGAGACAGCCGACACAGCCGACCCGGACACCGTCGCCGCCGAGGTCATCGCCGGCCTGGTCAGCGACGGCGAGCTGGACAAACCGCACCCCGCCCTGGTGTACGCCCGCCGCAGCGCCGACATACCGGCCGCCATCGGCTGGTCCGGCCCGGTCAACCACGAGGACGACGTGGCGCGGCTCTGTGCCGTCCTGCGGTCGTGGGAGGACCGGTTCGGCATACGGGTGGTCGCGCTCGGCTTCGACACCCTTACGGTCACGGTCGCCGCCCCGCCGCGCACCCTCGCCGAGGCCGAGGCCGTCGCGATGGAGCACTACGGCTTCTGCCCGGACAACATCGACCAGGACAGCGACTCGCTGCGCTCCTATGCCGAGGGGCTGCTGGAGGCGCGCACCTGGCACTTCTGGTGGGACTGA
- a CDS encoding TetR/AcrR family transcriptional regulator: protein MDAGDGDGDGDGADPREEHGPPGRAAYRRSTGSTRGEARRQELLARVTDDLAANGLVDFSLRRAARSAGTTHKVLLYHFDGVDDLLRQAILRLRERRVGNVLAGAVEGPGPRTLAARVRAIWPVLTGAESGLRVLDQAIGLTMYDPDRYAALGREASRQYLPLLLSICPPDWPERRKLEVAELILAAMRGFLIDWLTTGSTDGAEAGLEALVRALEREEREGWDEAEEREEREGAAGAQAPGRRAGGPESEDPGPP from the coding sequence ATGGATGCCGGCGACGGTGACGGCGACGGTGACGGGGCGGACCCCCGCGAGGAGCACGGCCCGCCCGGACGGGCGGCCTACCGGCGTTCGACCGGATCCACCCGCGGTGAGGCGCGGCGCCAGGAACTGCTGGCGCGGGTCACCGACGACCTCGCGGCCAACGGTCTGGTGGACTTCTCGCTCCGGCGCGCCGCCCGGTCGGCAGGCACCACCCACAAGGTGCTGCTCTACCACTTCGACGGCGTGGACGACCTGCTCCGGCAGGCGATCCTGCGGCTGCGCGAGCGGCGCGTCGGCAATGTGCTGGCCGGCGCGGTCGAGGGGCCGGGACCGCGCACGCTGGCCGCCCGGGTACGGGCCATATGGCCGGTCCTCACCGGTGCCGAGTCCGGGCTGCGGGTGCTCGACCAGGCCATCGGGCTGACGATGTACGACCCCGACCGCTACGCCGCACTCGGCCGGGAGGCGTCCCGGCAGTATCTGCCGCTGCTGCTCTCCATCTGCCCGCCCGACTGGCCCGAGCGGCGCAAGCTGGAGGTCGCCGAGCTGATCCTGGCGGCCATGCGCGGCTTCCTCATCGACTGGCTCACCACCGGGAGCACGGACGGCGCCGAGGCCGGCCTGGAGGCGCTGGTCCGCGCCCTGGAGCGGGAGGAGCGGGAGGGCTGGGACGAAGCCGAGGAGCGTGAGGAACGCGAGGGGGCAGCCGGCGCGCAGGCCCCCGGACGGCGTGCGGGCGGGCCGGAGTCCGAGGACCCCGGCCCGCCCTGA
- a CDS encoding aldehyde dehydrogenase family protein, with protein MNSSPHSEPVFPAAAHWIGGGPVPASGPVIDVLNPATGAVVAAVPAGTAADVDRAVAAAAAALPGWASTAPADRAAVLRRVCEGLQARTEEIAATITAEMGAPITFSRMAQAALPVISATATIAAATDFPWTEEVATSLVVREPVGVVGAITPWNFPLQQLVTKVAPALLAGNTVVLKPSEIAPLTARIFAEVAAEAGVPAGAFNVVHGTGPVVGEAIAAHPDIAMVSFTGSTRAGKRVAELAARTVKRVALELGGKSANVILRDADLKDAVTRGVASAWTNSGQVCGAWTRMLVPAELQDEAVALAREAAAEYSVGDPADPATRLGPLVSPAQRDRVVAYIESGVADGATLVTGGPAPVPGLPGGAYVRPTIFADVDPASAIAREEIFGPVLVIIPYADDDDAVRIANDTVYGLNGGVFGDPGHAMSVARRIHAGQLDLNGAAMNLHAPFGGFKQSGNGREMGRFGLEEFLELKSIQR; from the coding sequence ATGAACAGCTCCCCGCACAGCGAACCCGTCTTCCCCGCCGCCGCCCACTGGATCGGCGGCGGGCCCGTACCGGCTTCCGGGCCGGTGATCGACGTCCTCAACCCGGCGACCGGCGCGGTGGTCGCCGCGGTCCCGGCCGGTACGGCCGCCGACGTCGACCGGGCCGTGGCCGCGGCAGCCGCGGCGCTCCCCGGCTGGGCCTCGACCGCCCCCGCCGACCGGGCCGCGGTCCTCCGGCGCGTCTGCGAGGGCCTGCAGGCCCGCACCGAGGAGATCGCCGCGACCATCACCGCCGAGATGGGCGCGCCGATCACCTTCTCCCGGATGGCACAGGCCGCCCTGCCGGTCATCTCGGCGACCGCCACGATCGCGGCGGCCACGGACTTCCCGTGGACCGAGGAGGTCGCCACCTCCCTCGTCGTCCGTGAGCCGGTCGGCGTGGTCGGTGCGATCACTCCGTGGAACTTCCCGCTCCAGCAACTGGTCACGAAGGTGGCGCCGGCACTGCTCGCGGGCAACACGGTCGTCCTCAAGCCGTCCGAGATCGCCCCGCTGACCGCGCGGATCTTCGCCGAGGTTGCCGCGGAGGCGGGGGTGCCGGCCGGCGCGTTCAACGTCGTGCACGGCACCGGGCCGGTCGTCGGTGAGGCGATCGCGGCGCATCCGGACATCGCGATGGTCTCCTTCACCGGGTCCACCCGGGCAGGCAAGCGGGTGGCGGAACTGGCCGCGCGGACCGTGAAGCGGGTCGCCCTCGAACTCGGCGGCAAGTCCGCGAACGTGATCCTGCGCGACGCCGACCTGAAGGACGCGGTGACCCGCGGGGTGGCGAGCGCGTGGACCAACAGCGGGCAGGTGTGCGGGGCGTGGACGCGGATGCTGGTCCCCGCCGAGCTGCAGGACGAGGCGGTCGCGCTCGCCCGGGAGGCCGCGGCGGAGTACTCCGTCGGTGACCCAGCGGACCCGGCCACCCGGCTGGGGCCGCTGGTCTCTCCGGCCCAGCGGGACCGGGTGGTCGCGTACATCGAGAGCGGTGTCGCCGACGGCGCGACCCTCGTGACCGGCGGGCCCGCCCCCGTCCCCGGGCTTCCCGGCGGTGCCTACGTCCGCCCGACGATCTTCGCGGACGTCGACCCGGCGTCGGCGATCGCCCGCGAGGAGATCTTCGGACCGGTGCTCGTGATCATCCCGTACGCGGATGACGACGACGCGGTGCGGATCGCGAACGACACGGTCTACGGGCTCAACGGAGGGGTTTTCGGTGACCCCGGCCACGCGATGTCGGTGGCCCGGCGCATCCACGCGGGCCAGCTCGACCTCAACGGTGCGGCGATGAACCTCCATGCGCCCTTCGGCGGCTTCAAGCAGTCCGGCAACGGCCGCGAGATGGGACGCTTCGGGCTCGAAGAGTTCCTCGAACTCAAGTCCATCCAACGCTGA